In Acidobacteriota bacterium, a single window of DNA contains:
- the pal gene encoding peptidoglycan-associated lipoprotein Pal codes for MSKSLPKLMILLLALALVGAVGCKKPVDTTPVADTAPTQDAVEETADDDAVDVDDNAGWEEEKPVVEEPVPPTLAQLNGQLQTAYFDFDKFELSDATRATIQANAGLINDNPDYGVVVGGHCDERGTLEYNISLGEKRARAVRDYLSALGVDRSRVRIVTYGEERPADRGHGESAWAKNRRAEFKFE; via the coding sequence ATGTCAAAATCGCTTCCGAAACTGATGATCCTTCTTCTTGCCCTCGCCCTCGTCGGTGCGGTTGGCTGCAAGAAGCCCGTTGACACCACACCGGTCGCCGACACCGCCCCGACCCAGGACGCCGTCGAGGAAACCGCCGACGATGACGCCGTCGATGTCGATGACAACGCGGGCTGGGAAGAGGAGAAGCCTGTCGTCGAAGAGCCGGTCCCTCCGACCCTCGCCCAACTCAACGGTCAGCTACAGACCGCCTACTTCGACTTCGACAAGTTCGAGTTGAGCGACGCGACTCGCGCCACCATTCAGGCCAACGCCGGCCTGATCAACGACAACCCCGACTACGGCGTCGTCGTCGGTGGTCATTGCGATGAGCGTGGCACCCTCGAGTACAACATCTCCCTGGGTGAAAAACGCGCTCGCGCCGTACGCGACTACCTCTCCGCGCTGGGCGTGGACCGATCTCGTGTTCGCATCGTCACCTACGGTGAGGAACGTCCGGCAGATCGCGGTCATGGCGAGAGCGCGTGGGCCAAGAATCGCCGTGCGGAATTCAAGTTTGAATAG